A stretch of Candidatus Symbiobacter mobilis CR DNA encodes these proteins:
- a CDS encoding toll/interleukin-1 receptor domain-containing protein, producing the protein MNDLTTFPWDDLLSYIRDRRVIPVIGSGVLMPGDDGLTLSCYLARQLALRLKLEYLPGDDLRSVAGRYVGEGGKPRDLYLRLAALLNENPPPLPPALQQLADITDFPLMVTLGVDPLLADAVRGARGKVDVRAFKPRWRNKQEHDLPLPIESLSLPTVYHLLGKSSNTADHVVTDEDLLEFLNALHGETQRPEHLFGALAEQHLLILGVDLPDWAMRLLLRLLRGDLLSRRRDSTEYLVMPSTHDTLAEFLSQFGGDITTVSSGTEAFVAELHRRWMETRPPVPQLGEDEAALPDPRTCHGKIFISYASEDRPAVEKLARQLHDSGIDAWFDRDRLESGDLYAHKIQEAIQRCDFFVPVISQHTEARLEGFFRREWRWASERQHAQHHSRAFLLPVVIDNTQPYGARVEESFNATQWTSAPDGVVDEAFVTRLRSLVRELRRGVR; encoded by the coding sequence ATGAACGACCTCACCACTTTTCCCTGGGACGACCTACTTTCCTATATCCGTGACCGCCGAGTGATTCCGGTCATTGGAAGCGGCGTACTGATGCCTGGCGACGACGGGCTGACGCTGTCTTGCTATCTGGCGCGACAGCTTGCATTGCGCTTGAAGCTGGAATACTTGCCCGGCGACGACCTGCGATCGGTGGCCGGGCGCTATGTGGGTGAGGGGGGCAAGCCGCGTGATTTGTACCTGCGGCTGGCAGCCTTGCTGAACGAGAACCCACCGCCACTGCCACCCGCTCTGCAACAACTGGCGGACATCACTGACTTTCCGCTGATGGTCACGCTGGGTGTGGACCCGCTGCTGGCCGATGCCGTGCGCGGGGCGCGGGGCAAAGTGGATGTGCGGGCCTTCAAGCCGCGATGGCGCAACAAGCAAGAGCATGATTTGCCCCTGCCCATTGAATCTCTGAGCCTGCCCACGGTCTATCACTTGCTGGGCAAAAGCTCCAATACCGCTGACCACGTTGTCACCGACGAAGACCTGCTTGAATTCCTCAACGCGCTGCACGGCGAAACCCAGCGCCCTGAGCACCTCTTTGGCGCACTCGCCGAACAGCACCTGCTCATCCTGGGGGTTGATTTGCCCGACTGGGCCATGCGTTTGCTGTTGCGACTGTTGCGGGGTGACCTGCTGTCACGTCGGCGAGATTCCACCGAATACCTGGTCATGCCATCGACCCACGACACACTGGCCGAATTTTTAAGCCAGTTTGGTGGCGACATCACCACCGTAAGCTCCGGCACCGAAGCCTTTGTGGCCGAACTGCACCGGCGCTGGATGGAAACACGCCCGCCAGTGCCTCAGTTAGGCGAAGACGAAGCCGCCTTGCCAGACCCCCGCACCTGCCACGGCAAAATTTTTATCAGCTACGCCAGCGAAGACCGTCCCGCCGTTGAAAAGTTGGCCAGACAACTCCATGACAGTGGCATCGATGCCTGGTTTGACCGTGACCGGCTGGAGAGCGGTGACCTCTATGCCCACAAAATTCAGGAAGCCATTCAGCGCTGCGACTTCTTTGTGCCCGTCATCTCGCAACACACCGAAGCGCGACTGGAAGGCTTTTTCAGACGCGAATGGCGCTGGGCCAGCGAACGCCAACACGCCCAACACCACAGCCGAGCATTTTTGCTGCCCGTAGTCATTGACAACACCCAGCCCTACGGTGCCCGTGTCGAAGAATCTTTCAATGCCACCCAGTGGACTTCAGCCCCCGACGGTGTGGTCGATGAGGCCTTTGTCACCCGACTGAGAAGTCTGGTGCGTGAACTGCGTCGAGGTGTCCGATGA
- a CDS encoding WD40 repeat domain-containing protein, with translation MNATPTPDSLSRERPWPGLAAYTEADSAYFFGREAEAEDLTRRIRRERLTVLFGQSGLGKTSLLQAGLFPRLRAVDLQPIYLRLDYTTQARPLAQQVLAEITAVIQREALDAPLPQPDEGLWDYFHRRDLEWWSARNRLLTPVLVFDQFEEIFTLGRADAQRSQTFLDELADLIENRQPDQAPADGQDNGQVVGKLLLSFREDFLPDFEALKGRIHSLFLNRLRLERLSGSAACKVLEDSGGQLLAPGLAENIVRFVAAEKKPRPLQELTIEPALLSVVCRELNERRISRHADQIGADMLELGQHEILRELVARALIHQPAALVEGLEEHLLTDGGHRAQYPLQDLMQRTGVGRDAIQGLVTQRILRMEPRGDVEWLELTHDLLAPVVRENRDRRREAVEREKNRRKLKRMWAFAGAMVVLVLVMAGLSWKMFEAREETAIALAESRKQQALAHAQAKVVLARSLAMQANEILGGRSAYPWVLGSLLALEAHAIAPDFVTRGALLNARQRNEVPSSVLFAGTIIIAVAYSPDGKVLASGSADNTVRLWDVATRKPLGEPLRGHEDIVSSVAFSPDGKVLASGSLDKTVRLWDVATREPLGEPLRGHEADVKSVAFSPDGKVLASGSDDKTVRLWDVATRKPLGEPLRGHEAEVSSVAFSPDGKVLASGSWDKTVRLWDVATRKPLGEPLRGHEESVRSVAFSPDGKVLASGSWDKTVRLWDVATRKPLGEPLRGHEADVYSITFSPDGKVLASGSMDETVRLWDVATRKPLGEPLRGHEADVYSITFSPDGKVLASGSMDDTVRLWDVATRKPLGEPLRGHEADVYSITFSPDGKVLASGSWDDTVRLWDVATRKPLGEPLGHEKGVNSVAFSPDGKVLASGSMDETVRLWDVATHKPLGEPLRGHEADVSSVAYSPDGKVLASGSLDKTVRLWDVATRKPLGEPLGHEDWVTSVAYSPDGKVLASGSDDNTVQLWDVATHKPLGEPLRGHEADVNSVAFSPDGKVLASGSHDSTVRLWDVATRKPLGEPLRGHEDIVSSVAFSPDGKVLASGSVDKTVRLWDVATRKPLGEPLRGYESLVTSVAFSPDGKVLASGSWDHTVLLWDINQASWRDHLCQCVGRNLTRAEWQEFLGDLLPYRKTCPNLPLDADR, from the coding sequence ATGAACGCCACCCCCACCCCCGATAGCCTGAGCCGCGAACGTCCCTGGCCCGGGTTGGCTGCCTACACCGAAGCCGACAGCGCCTACTTCTTTGGCCGTGAAGCTGAGGCCGAAGACCTGACCCGTCGCATCCGCCGCGAACGCCTGACCGTGCTGTTTGGCCAATCAGGCCTGGGCAAAACCTCGCTGCTGCAAGCCGGACTCTTCCCCCGCCTGCGTGCAGTTGACCTGCAACCCATCTACCTGCGCCTGGACTACACCACCCAGGCACGCCCGCTGGCCCAACAGGTGCTGGCCGAAATCACCGCCGTCATCCAGCGCGAAGCACTCGATGCCCCCTTACCCCAACCAGATGAAGGGCTGTGGGACTACTTTCATCGCCGCGACCTGGAATGGTGGAGCGCTCGCAACCGCTTGCTGACCCCCGTGCTGGTATTTGACCAGTTTGAAGAAATTTTTACCCTGGGCCGCGCCGATGCCCAACGCAGCCAGACCTTTCTGGACGAACTGGCCGACCTGATTGAAAACCGCCAGCCCGATCAAGCCCCCGCTGACGGGCAGGACAACGGCCAAGTGGTGGGCAAACTGCTGCTGAGCTTTCGGGAAGACTTTTTACCCGACTTTGAAGCGCTCAAAGGACGCATCCACTCGCTATTTTTGAACCGCCTGCGACTGGAACGCCTGAGCGGCAGCGCAGCGTGCAAGGTGCTGGAAGACTCTGGCGGCCAGTTGCTGGCACCAGGGCTGGCAGAAAACATCGTGCGCTTTGTGGCAGCCGAAAAGAAACCGCGCCCGCTCCAGGAACTGACCATCGAACCAGCGCTGCTCTCGGTGGTTTGTCGCGAACTCAACGAACGGCGCATCAGCCGGCACGCCGACCAGATTGGTGCGGACATGCTGGAGCTGGGGCAACATGAAATTTTGCGCGAACTGGTAGCACGGGCACTGATCCATCAACCTGCCGCCCTGGTCGAAGGACTGGAAGAACACCTGCTGACCGACGGAGGCCACCGCGCCCAGTACCCGCTGCAAGACCTGATGCAGCGCACCGGTGTGGGGCGAGATGCCATTCAGGGCCTGGTCACCCAGCGCATTTTGCGCATGGAGCCACGCGGCGACGTGGAGTGGCTAGAACTCACCCACGACCTGCTGGCCCCCGTGGTCAGAGAAAACCGAGACCGAAGGCGCGAAGCGGTGGAACGGGAAAAGAACCGGCGCAAGCTGAAAAGGATGTGGGCGTTTGCGGGTGCCATGGTGGTATTGGTGCTGGTGATGGCGGGGTTAAGCTGGAAGATGTTTGAGGCGAGGGAGGAGACTGCCATAGCCTTGGCTGAATCCCGCAAGCAGCAGGCTCTGGCCCATGCACAGGCAAAGGTGGTGCTTGCACGATCATTGGCCATGCAGGCCAATGAGATATTGGGGGGGCGTTCGGCTTACCCGTGGGTGCTGGGGTCTTTGCTGGCGCTGGAGGCCCATGCCATTGCCCCGGACTTTGTAACCCGGGGGGCACTGCTCAACGCCAGACAGCGCAATGAAGTGCCATCGTCTGTCTTGTTCGCAGGCACCATAATCATTGCAGTCGCCTATAGCCCGGACGGCAAGGTTCTCGCTTCGGGCAGTGCCGACAACACCGTGCGGTTGTGGGACGTTGCCACCCGCAAACCCTTGGGCGAGCCTTTGCGGGGGCATGAAGATATTGTCAGTTCCGTCGCCTTTAGCCCGGACGGCAAGGTGCTCGCTTCGGGCAGTCTGGACAAGACCGTGCGGTTGTGGGACGTTGCCACCCGCGAACCTTTGGGAGAGCCTTTGCGGGGGCATGAAGCTGATGTCAAATCAGTCGCATTCAGCCCAGATGGCAAGGTGCTCGCTTCGGGCAGTGATGACAAGACCGTGCGGTTGTGGGACGTTGCCACCCGCAAACCCTTGGGCGAGCCTTTGCGGGGGCATGAAGCTGAAGTCAGTTCCGTCGCCTTTAGCCCGGACGGCAAGGTGCTCGCTTCGGGCAGTTGGGACAAGACCGTGCGGTTGTGGGACGTTGCCACGCGCAAACCCTTGGGCGAGCCTTTGCGGGGGCATGAAGAGAGTGTCCGTTCCGTCGCCTTTAGCCCGGACGGCAAGGTGCTCGCTTCGGGCAGTTGGGACAAGACCGTGCGGTTGTGGGACGTTGCCACGCGCAAACCCTTGGGCGAGCCTTTGCGGGGGCATGAAGCTGATGTCTATTCCATCACCTTTAGCCCGGACGGCAAGGTGCTCGCTTCGGGCAGTATGGACGAGACCGTGCGGTTGTGGGACGTTGCCACGCGCAAACCCTTGGGCGAGCCTTTGCGGGGGCATGAAGCTGATGTCTATTCCATCACCTTTAGCCCGGACGGCAAGGTGCTCGCTTCGGGCAGTATGGACGACACCGTGCGGTTGTGGGACGTTGCCACGCGCAAACCCTTGGGCGAGCCTTTGCGGGGGCATGAAGCTGATGTCTATTCCATCACCTTTAGCCCGGACGGCAAGGTGCTCGCTTCGGGCAGTTGGGACGACACCGTGCGGTTGTGGGACGTTGCCACCCGAAAGCCCTTGGGCGAGCCTTTAGGGCATGAAAAGGGGGTCAATTCCGTCGCCTTTAGCCCGGACGGCAAGGTGCTCGCTTCGGGCAGTATGGACGAGACCGTGCGGTTGTGGGACGTTGCCACCCACAAACCCTTGGGCGAGCCTTTGCGGGGGCATGAAGCTGATGTCAGTTCCGTCGCCTATAGCCCGGACGGCAAGGTGCTCGCTTCGGGCAGTCTGGACAAGACCGTGCGGTTGTGGGACGTTGCCACCCGAAAGCCCTTGGGCGAGCCTTTAGGGCATGAAGACTGGGTAACTTCCGTCGCCTATAGCCCGGACGGCAAGGTGCTCGCTTCGGGCAGTGACGACAACACCGTGCAGTTGTGGGACGTTGCCACCCACAAACCCTTGGGCGAGCCTTTGCGGGGGCATGAAGCTGATGTCAATTCCGTCGCCTTTAGCCCAGATGGCAAGGTGCTAGCTTCGGGCAGTCATGACAGTACCGTGCGGTTGTGGGACGTTGCCACCCGCAAACCCTTGGGCGAGCCTTTGCGGGGGCATGAAGATATTGTCAGTTCCGTCGCCTTTAGCCCGGACGGCAAGGTGCTTGCTTCGGGCAGTGTGGACAAGACCGTGCGGTTGTGGGACGTTGCCACGCGCAAACCCTTGGGCGAGCCTTTGCGGGGGTATGAAAGCCTGGTCACTTCCGTCGCCTTTAGCCCGGACGGCAAGGTGCTTGCTTCGGGCAGTTGGGACCACACCGTGCTGCTTTGGGACATCAACCAGGCCAGTTGGCGGGACCACCTGTGCCAATGTGTCGGCCGCAACCTGACCCGCGCGGAATGGCAAGAGTTTCTTGGCGATTTGCTGCCCTACCGCAAAACTTGCCCTAACTTGCCCCTTGATGCCGACCGTTGA